The Triticum aestivum cultivar Chinese Spring chromosome 3A, IWGSC CS RefSeq v2.1, whole genome shotgun sequence genome includes a region encoding these proteins:
- the LOC123058455 gene encoding uncharacterized protein, whose amino-acid sequence MASKDHGGGAPREDGSDEDCGCGSWTIALLLYTSFWLVMVYLPPMDSLPGIRELDGSPPSNDDKPTTCSVELAGARGLEPALAPGATSPAFDLVVHVDNGRVYELCHGGGDVVVSYAGVPLARGRTPSFRLPAKTTGRWAVNVTGVGLGIPADLSRLMTAERRWGVAQLEIDMGLAWQSFTCDVLVDGQPGASACRLA is encoded by the coding sequence ATGGCATCCAAGGACCATGGAGGCGGTGCTCCTCGGGAAGACGGATCTGACGAGGACTGCGGCTGCGGGTCCTGGACGATAGCTCTGCTCCTGTACACGTCCTTCTGGCTGGTCATGGTGTACCTGCCGCCCATGGATTCCTTGCCCGGGATCCGGGAGCTCGACGGCTCGCCGCCATCCAACGACGACAAGCCCACCACGTGCTCCGTGGAGCTAGCCGGCGCCAGGGGGCTCGAGCCAGCGCTGGCTCCGGGCGCGACCTCGCCGGCATTCGACCTCGTCGTGCACGTCGACAACGGCCGCGTCTATGAGCTGTGCCATGGCGGCGGCGACGTCGTCGTCTCCTACGCGGGCGTACCCCTCGCGCGCGGGCGCACGCCGAGCTTCCGGCTGCCGGCAAAGACTACGGGGCGGTGGGCGGTGAACGTGACGGGCGTGGGGCTGGGGATCCCGGCGGATTTGTCTCGCCTCATGACGGCGGAGCGGAGATGGGGGGTGGCCCAGCTGGAGATCGACATGGGCCTGGCCTGGCAGTCCTTCACGTGCGACGTTTTGGTTGACGGGCAACCCGGCGCATCAGCGTGCAGGCTAGCTTAA